The Silurus meridionalis isolate SWU-2019-XX chromosome 16, ASM1480568v1, whole genome shotgun sequence genome has a segment encoding these proteins:
- the LOC124399134 gene encoding trypsin I-P1-like, with product MALVWGVVILVLTMMSRDSLTQRIIGGQEVVPHSIKYQASLQYERNHYCGGILIHQQWVVSAAHCWRPSNIIQVVLSAHNLAAEDGSEQVFSVSKIIANPTYNPKTYNGDIMLLKLSQPAVLNAYVQPAPLPDNSMPPLDSGTTCTVSGWGVTRIYSFYLSSVLRSVDVNYIPNCYNFYNSMVNENMICAGSRFGGKDSCQGDSGGPLMCNGLLEGIVSWGIGCANPYYPGVYTKVRNYNRWITGIITSDSQS from the exons ATGGCTCTCGTCTGGGGGGTTGTAATCCTTGTCCTAACTATGATGAGCCGAG ACTCACTGACCCAAAGAATCATTGGTGGCCAAGAAGTCGTGCCTCATTCTATCAAGTACCAAGCATCTCTTCAGTATGAGAGAAATCACTATTGTGGAGGCATACTGATCCACCAGCAATGGGTGGTGTCTGCTGCCCACTGCTGGAGGCC GAGCAATATCATACAGGTGGTTCTGAGTGCACATAATCTGGCGGCTGAGGATGGATCTGAGCAGGTGTTCAGCGTGTCCAAGATCATAGCCAACCCCACCTACAACCCGAAAACATACAACGGGGACATCATGCTCCTGAAG CTGAGCCAACCGGCTGTTCTAAATGCATACGTCCAGCCAGCTCCTCTCCCGGATAATAGCATGCCTCCACTAGATAGTGGAACCACGTGCACAGTGAGCGGCTGGGGCGTCACACGTATCTACAGCTTCTACCTGTCCTCTGTGCTCCGCTCTGTGGATGTGAATTACATCCCCAACTGCTATAACTTCTACAACTCGATGGTCAATGAGAACATGATATGTGCTGGATCTCGATTTGGAGGCAAAGACTCTTGCCAG GGGGATTCAGGAGGACCCCTTATGTGCAATGGCCTACTGGAAGGTATCGTGTCCTGGGGGATAGGTTGTGCCAATCCTTACTACCCAGGTGTCTACACCAAAGTAAGGAATTACAACAGATGGATCACTGGGATCATCACAAGTGACAGTCAGTCCTAA
- the zmp:0000001088 gene encoding trypsin, translated as MDHLLTFLLCILLEVLAVTCQTMMQGRIIGGYAPAPYSIKYMVSIQTIVGQHFCGGTLINKYWVLTAAHCNVGAGNMRIVTGDYSVSVYEGTEQYRSPQLLVPHPQYNKSTNNADIMLIKMQTPVIVNDYVSTAPLPRQGENMAEGRVCRVSGWGFTSPTGGIPTSLHTATVPIVSSANCNNTDSYNGNITENMICAGYAEGGTDACSGDSGGPLVCEGRVYGIVSWGNGCADPRYPGVYTAVSNFRKWIDDTIFGFYGNCGKK; from the exons ATGGATCACCTGCTCACCTTTTTGCTCTGCATCCTGCTGGAAGTTCTCGCTGTTACCT GTCAGACAATGATGCAGGGCCGGATAATAGGCGGATACGCCCCTGCACCTTACTCCATCAAGTACATGGTGTCCATCCAGACCATCGTGGGACAGCACTTCTGCGGTGGCACTTTGATTAACAAGTACTGGGTGCTGACAGCAGCACACTGCAACGTAGG TGCTGGGAACATGAGGATTGTCACCGGAGATTATTCCGTAAGTGTGTACGAAGGGACAGAACAGTACCGGTCGCCACAGCTTCTAGTACCTCACCCGCAGTACAACAAAAGCACTAACAATGCAGACATCATGCTCATAAAG ATGCAGACTCCGGTGATTGTTAATGACTATGTGAGCACTGCACCGCTGCCCCGTCAAGGGGAGAACATGGCAGAGGGGCGTGTGTGTCGTGTATCAGGCTGGGGATTCACTAGCCCCACTGGGGGTATCCCTACATCTCTTCACACTGCCACTGTGCCCATTGTCTCCAGTGCCAACTGCAACAACACCGACTCCTACAATGGAAACATCACAGAAAACATGATCTGTGCTGGCTACGCTGAGGGAGGAACAGATGCTTGTAGT GGTGACTCTGGTGGGCCACTGGTGTGCGAAGGGCGTGTCTACGGGATTGTGTCTTGGGGTAACGGTTGCGCAGATCCAAGGTATCCTGGAGTTTACACCGCCGTGTCAAATTTTCGCAAGTGGATTGACGACACTATATTCGGTTTTTATGGGAACTGTGGCAAGAAGTAG